The DNA region ACTCTGCAGGTGACCACCATCATGCTGGCCGTCGAGGACATGGATCGGTCCAAGAAGTTCTACGAGGGCCTGGGCGCGAAGCTGGGGCAGGATTTCCCGAACTTCGCGTCGTTCGAGCTGGGCGGCGGTTCCGCGATGGGGATCTACCCGATCGACTGGGCGGCCAAGGACGCGGGTGTCTCGGCCGAGGGTGAGGGCTTCCGGGGCGTGTCGTTCCATTTCATCGTCGACAGCCAGGAGGAGGTCGACGAGGTGATCGCCAAGGCTGTCGCCGGCGGCGGTTCCGTGGTGCGGGAGGCCGAAGGGGCCGGATGGGGTGGGTACTTCGGGTACATCGCCGACCCGGACGGGCACCTGTGGAAGATCGCCACCGCCGCCTGACGGGTCAGGCCCCGGGGCCGTCGGGGGTTTCGGCCGAGATACGGACGGGCGGAAACGCCTGCTCCGCTTGGCGATAGAGGGCGTCGAGCGGCAGCGGGACCCGGCTGACGGCCAGCACCTGGTTGCCGGTATAGCCCGCGAAGACATCGCCGTCGAGCAGGACCCGGTAGGGGAACGCCGCGCAGATGTCGTCCAGATGGTGGCGGGTGCCGACGAGGTTCAGCAGATAGACCCCGCCCGGGCGCAGGACTCGGGCCACCTCCGCGGTGAAGCCGGCACCGGTGATGCCCGCCGCGATCCGCAGCCCCTCGAAGGCGTCCGCCATCACCAGGTCCGCGGAATCCGCCGGCAGCGTGGTGATTTCGGTCAGCGCGTCGGCGATCCGCAATTCGACGCCGGGCAGGGAGCGTAGGCCGAGGCGTTCGTCGACGAATTCGGCGAGGGCCTCGTCGGCCTCGATCACCAGGTGCCGCGATCCCGGGCGCACGGCCGAGAGGTAGCGCGGGAAGGTGCAGCCGCCCCCGCCGACGTGCACCACATCCAGTGGCGCGTCGGCGGGTTCGAGGGAGTCGACCACGTAGCCCGCGTAGCGCAGGTATTCGAGTTCGAGATAGGTCGGGTCGTCCAGGTCCACGTAGGACTGGGCGATGCCGTTCACGGTCAGCAACCAGCCGCCGGGGCGTTCCGCGTCGGGTCGCAACTCGGCGTTCCCGAAGCGCACCGCACGCGCCCCGGGCACCGGCTGAACAGGCGGTCGCACGC from Nocardia tengchongensis includes:
- a CDS encoding VOC family protein, producing the protein MTLQVTTIMLAVEDMDRSKKFYEGLGAKLGQDFPNFASFELGGGSAMGIYPIDWAAKDAGVSAEGEGFRGVSFHFIVDSQEEVDEVIAKAVAGGGSVVREAEGAGWGGYFGYIADPDGHLWKIATAA
- a CDS encoding spermidine synthase gives rise to the protein MSNWLGAPSGDGVRPPVQPVPGARAVRFGNAELRPDAERPGGWLLTVNGIAQSYVDLDDPTYLELEYLRYAGYVVDSLEPADAPLDVVHVGGGGCTFPRYLSAVRPGSRHLVIEADEALAEFVDERLGLRSLPGVELRIADALTEITTLPADSADLVMADAFEGLRIAAGITGAGFTAEVARVLRPGGVYLLNLVGTRHHLDDICAAFPYRVLLDGDVFAGYTGNQVLAVSRVPLPLDALYRQAEQAFPPVRISAETPDGPGA